AGGGTCCGCACGGCACCTGCGTGAGCTGATAGCTCAAGAGAAACGTCCAGCCCGGCGTGTTCGATTGAACGTGATATGACGTATAGGTCGTATTGTTGGCAACGATCGTACCGTAGACGGCCGCCGAGGCCGCGCCGATTGCAAATGCACCCCAGAAACCACCGCCCCAATAATAGGGGGCCGGGTACCAAGCAACGCCACGATTCCAGCCCCACGCGGTATTATTGACGTAGACAGGGTTGCGGATCACCGTATTGCCGCTCACGTTGACGTTCGTGCGGTTCCCATTGTTGATATTTGTGTTACGGTTGCCGTTGTTCACGTTGCCGTTGTTGCGGTTGCCGTTGTTCACGTTGCCGTTGTTGCCTCGGTTCCCGTTACTGACGTTTCCGGTCGGCGGACGCTGCGCAGGCTGGGCAGGGCGCTGCGCGGGTTGCGATGGGCGCGAGACCGGCGCGCGAGCCGTATCGCGTGAAAGGTTGAAGCCGCCGCCGGCCGGCCGCGCACCGCCCCCTCGCATCGCGCCACCGCCACCGCCACCTCCCCGGGGACCGGCCTGCGCGATGGCCGGCTGAAGGGCGAGAATGATCCCGATCGTCAGGCAAAGATACTTTATCATTTCACCATCTTGTCGATCCGGCCGCTCAGGCCGACGTATGTCCCGCGCTCCGTCGTCAGCGCAAGCATCACGCTGTGCGGCGCGACTTTCTCGGTCGAAAGCTTGAGGGGCTGCGGAACACTTGTCGAGTTTACGTAGAGCGTTCCGCTCCGAAAATCGAGCGGTTTGGTTTCGCCGGCTTGGACCAGCGCCGCACTCGTTACAAAGCAAACGAGCAAGTCGCCTTGATACGAGCATGCGGCGCGGTGTATCACGAGCGTACCTTTGCCGTCGGCTGACGTGAGAAAAAGCGCGTCGTGGATAATCTTGATCGCGACGTCGTTGTAGACGTCGCGCTGGCCATCCGCCTGCTGGATCGTCACCGTACCTCCGGCGACAGCGGGGGAAGCACCGAACGCACATGCGGCCGCAAAGGCCGCGAAAGCAGCACTTCTGATTCCGCAGAGTAATGAACGCATATCGATATCCTTGGTTCGCCGGTCGGTTGCTCGGCTACTGCTTCATTCTTTTTTCATGCCGCGCCGATACGATGCGCAGACGGTCCGAGATGCCGCGCGTGGCGAGGTAGCAGTGTCTGGGGGAAACTGTTCGAGCGCCGCGGCACCTCGGCCGTCATTCGACTCGCAACGGCGCTTCTTCGGACTCGGCGATCCCAGGGGTATTTCGCGCGATGATATACAGCTCGTACCAATGCCGGCGCGATAGCGGCGGCAACTCGAGCACGTGCGTGTGGAAGCGGTAGATCCCGGGCGCAACGTGCGCGCTATTGATCGAGAAAGCCGCTGTTCGAACTTCAACCGACGCAACGTTGGTGCTCACGAGAATCGTTCCGTCGAACCAGCTTCCCGGTTCGATCCTCAAGGTCGAGAACCACACGCGCACGATTCGGGGGGGCGCGTTCGGAGCCGCGACCGGCGGTGATGGCCATGCGCGCGGTTGCTTTTCCGAAACGGTCACATTCAGCGGAACCGAAACCGGCTTGGTCGAACAAGCGCCGAGCAACGTCGCTAATGCCGCCGCCGGGCATATCAAATGCAAGCTACGAAAAGGGTTACGAGGCAAATCGGAGGATGAGCGCCGGTACATGAACCTCGTGGATTTGCCGTCGTCTCGAACGCCGAGCGAACCGGCGCTTCCGCGATTCGACGTTGCCAGCGAGAGTTCTGGCGCGCCGACGCGGCTCGATTGGCTTGTGACCCTAGCGGGCCTTTGGATCATGACGGGGCTATTTATCGACGCCCACGAGCATCTCTTCTTGGCGGTCGAGTCGTTTCTGAATCCGTGGCACATGACGATGTACAGCGGCGCAGTCTTCGCCGCCGTCGTCATGGGCGCCACAATCATCCGAAACTACCAACGCTCCGGCTCATTTTGGAAGGCGATCCCTCCGGGTTACGTGCAAAGCGTCTTTGGGGTTGGCGGGCTGCTGCTCGGCGGCGCACTCGATTTCGTTTGGCACGCTATCTTCGGTTTCGAGCATCAGCTCGATCTGCTGCTAAGTCCCCCGCACCTATTCTTGCTAACCGGACTCTTCTTCTTGATCACGGGTCCTCTGCGCAGCGCGCTGCAGCGTCCGGATGCGCCGAACCTTTTTCAACAGCTGCCGATGCTCGTTTCGCTCGGGCTGGCGTTCGAGATCGTTCAGTTCGTTACGCAATACGGCTTCTATCCCGAAGCCTTGATGCGCGATCATCCGCTTTCTCAGGTAACGTTTCAGCGCGAACAATTCGCTCTCTCGGTTTTTCTCTTCTATCGGCAGGCGTTGGAGATCTCTATCGTTATCTGGCAGAGCCTCTTGCTCGCGGCTGCAATCCTTTATCTCGCACTCCGCCGACGGCTCTGCTTCGGCGCGCTCGTCGTCTTGTGCGTCGTCGAAAAGCTTTGGATCGGGGGAGAGCTTTCCAGCGACGGCATGGAGCTCGTGCTGGTGGTGCTCGCGTCGGCGGCGGCGGGGCTAGTGGGCGATTGGCTCGTCGCCAAGCTGCGGCCCTCGGCGAGCCGGCCAAATAATTATCGTCTGCTCGGCTTCGCGGTCCCGGCGGCGTACTTCGCTGCATACTTTGCCTTCGCGGTTCCGATGTTCGGCGGTACGTGGTGGGACGCGAGTTTCGTCTTCGGCTCCATCGCCGAAGCGGGCATCATCGGGCTCTGCGTCAGTCAGCTCTTGCTCGCAGGATCGCAGCCGAATACGGCATGAAGCTCCACCCGAGCGCGTACGCGCTCGCGCTTGGCGCAATTGCCGTTCACCTCGCATTCAATCACCGCTTCGGATTTTATCGCGACGAGCTGTATTTTATCGACTGCGCGCGTCACCTCGCATGGGGTTACGTCGACCAGCCGCCTCTCGCGCCCTTCGTCACGTGGCTGACTTCGCCGCTGGGTTATCCCGTATGGGCACTGCGCTTCTTTCCGGGCATCTTTGCCGGCGTCACCGTCCTCTTCGGGTGCGCGATCGCGCGCGAATTTGGAGGACGCGCGTTTGCGCAACTGTTGACCGGCCTAACCATTTTCCTGGCGCCCGGATTGATCGGCATCGCCTACGGTCTGTCGACTGAGTTCCTATCGCCCGCATCGTGGACTGTCTTTCTCTACCTGGTTATACGCCTGGTAAAGTCCCAAGATCGCCGATTGTACGTTCCGATCGCCTTGGTCCTGACGATTGCGCTCTATGCGAAGTATTCGATCGCCGGTTGCGCGATTGCGGTGGCGCTTGGATTGCTGATCGCCGGCCACGCGCGTTTGTTGCGATCGCGCTGGCTAGTATTGGGCGTCGCATTGACCTTCGTGCTACTACTGCCAAACGCTCTATGGCAAGCCCGTCACGGCCTACCGATGCTGGAAGTCCTTCACAACGATCAGCTCAATCGGCACGCGCTCGCCAACGGCATGGCCGACGAGTCGCCGAATCGCTGGACGAACGCCCTCTACATGCTGGGACTGCAGTTCGCCTATCAAAATCCACTCTACGCAGCAGTGTGGATTTGGGGACTCATATGGTTGTGGTCGTTTGATTCCGCTAAGAACGATCGCAATCGCATTCCCCCATATCGCTTCTTGACAATCGCTTATTTCATTCTTCTCGGCGCCCTCATCCTGACGATCGGCCGGGGCTACTACATTCAAGGCTACTATCCAGCGCTCTTTGCAGCGGGCGCCGTCGCGGTCGAACGCGCCGTTTCGGATGGGCGTCGTACCGCACGGATTGCGCTGATCGGCGCCGTCGTCGTTGCCGGGATGCCCATGTTTCCTCTCTCGCTTCCGGTGCTTTCGCTTCCGGCCTATATGGCATACGAGCGCGCGATCGGCTTAAGCCGCCCAACGCCACCCGACGGAAAATATCATCTCATCAACCCCATGTTTGCAGACCAGCTCGGCTGGAAGACGATGACCCAAATGGTGGCTGGCGTGTACTGGTCGTTGCCGCCCTCGCAACGCGCAGTCACTGCGGTCTTCGCCGACCGCTATGCCTACGCTGGCGCGCTCGACTACTACGGACCGCGGTACGGGCTGCCGGCGGTCATCAGTCCGAACAATTCATACTATCTTTGGGGAACGCGCGGGTATAGCGGACGCTCGGTGCTCGCTGTGGGCGCGACCGATTATTGGCTGTTGATGCGCTGGTTTGGCAGCGTACGTCAAGTCGCCGTCTACCGCAACGATTATCGCTGGATGCTCGAAGGACCACTGCCCATCTATCTCTGCACGCGTCCCCGAGCGTCGCTCGCCGCGATGTGGCCGGCTTTCAAGTATTACGGGCTCTGAGCGATAAGGGCTCGGAACAAAAAAAGGAAACGCTCCTTCATGGGAATGAATTATCGGCATGGAAAACGTTTCCGCAGAGCGCTCCGCCGGATGGTCGGTCTTGTGTTACGTCGCGGTCCTTCTCCTGGCGACGTTTCTCAACAACGGGATGCCGTCAATCGGCGCACGACCGATCGACATTGCATTAGCTATTGATTCGCACCGGTTCGATCTGCTTTTCGGGGCGTGGCTGACGTTTCCGGCGGCGGCATTCTTCCTGTGGTTCCTCGTCGGCCTGCGCAGCTATCTGGCAAACGCCCCGGGGCGACAAGAAGGCCTTCCGATGTTTGCGCTGGTTGCCGGCGTCGTGATGACGGCAACGTCGTTATGGGCGGCCTCGATATTAACCGCGGCGCTATACGCTCTGCCCGATGCTTTCAAAGCCACGGGCCTGGCCAGCCTGTACGATGCTTTTGTCTTCGCGCAAGGCGGCCTTGGCTACGCGCCCGTCTCCATCTTTCTGTTCGCGGCCGCACATAGTATGCGGCGCCACGACCGGGCTCCGCTCTGGCTGGCGTGGCTCGGGTACCTGGCGGCGGCGGGAACGGCGATGGCGACGCTATCGATTTTCGCGATGGATTCCTTCATGGCGCCGGGCCAGCCCGGCCCGGGTCTGCTCGGCGCGATTCCCGCGGCAATCTGGCTGATCGCCGTAGGTATCGTCTTGATTCTTCAGATTAGGCGCGGATCGGCGGTCGAGAGTACGTCGGCGGCATCGTAGTTTGCATTGTTCACCCGCGTCGAGACTTCCCGAATGCTCATGACGTTCGGGTCGAGTGGCCGGAGCAATGCGGCGGCGATACCGGGCGGGAGCGGATCGGGATCGAGCCACACATCGACGCTTGAACCCACGAGAATAACCGGCATGCGGTTGTGGACGCCGGCGACCAAAGCGTTCGGCTCGCACGTCGCAACGTCGCACGACGCGCTCCCATTGCTTTGCTCCCAAAGACCGGCAAAGGCAAACGGCTCTCCCGACTTCAAGGTGAAGTAAAACGGGCGGCCGTTCGACCATTCGTAGAAGCCGTCGGCGAACTCGACGCAGCGCCGGCGGATCGGGCCGCGCCGCGCTACGAGCGATTCGCTGCGAATGTTGATGCGGCCGCGAATTCCCCACTGTAGCAATTCCGCAACGCCGCGACCCTCGTCGCGCAAACCGACGACGACTTGTGTCGGTGCGATATTATAGCGCGGCAGACGCGTTTCGCTGAACTCGGGAAAGCGGAAGCGCGGAAAGGCTGCTCCCAACGCGCCGGGCTTGGTCAGCGTAAATCGACCGCACATACGGCGGTCTTCGACACTCCCGTGGTCTACTGATTTATGGCATAATAGTACGGCTTTCCCGTTCTTGCGAGGAGGACTTTATCGTGTATCGCCGCTTTCTTCACACCGCTCTGGTCGCCGCATTGGCCTGCTCCCCACTCGTTGCCGTCGCGCAGCAGGCCGGCTCGCGACCTGCAGTCGCCGTCTTAGATTTCTCCGCCAATGGCCTTACCTCGAACTGGTGGGGATCGTTCGAGCCTGGTGTCGCCCTGAGCGATCTGCTGACGGATCGAATGGTCAACGACGGACGCTTCAACGTACTCGACCGAAGCCACCTGAGCGCGACACTCGGCGAGCATCAACTTGGGGCGAGCGGCGAAGTCGACCCGCAGAGCGCAATCACTGCGGGCCGGATGGTCGGGGCGCGCTATCTCGTCACCGGCAACGTTTTGCAGCTCGACCAAACCGGACAGAGCGGCGCCAGTGCCGGAAGCTTACTGCCCGGAGTCTTCGGCGCGGCAGCCGGCGGCGTTTC
This Candidatus Eremiobacterota bacterium DNA region includes the following protein-coding sequences:
- a CDS encoding SOS response-associated peptidase, which codes for MCGRFTLTKPGALGAAFPRFRFPEFSETRLPRYNIAPTQVVVGLRDEGRGVAELLQWGIRGRINIRSESLVARRGPIRRRCVEFADGFYEWSNGRPFYFTLKSGEPFAFAGLWEQSNGSASCDVATCEPNALVAGVHNRMPVILVGSSVDVWLDPDPLPPGIAAALLRPLDPNVMSIREVSTRVNNANYDAADVLSTADPRLI
- a CDS encoding glycosyltransferase family 39 protein; the encoded protein is MKLHPSAYALALGAIAVHLAFNHRFGFYRDELYFIDCARHLAWGYVDQPPLAPFVTWLTSPLGYPVWALRFFPGIFAGVTVLFGCAIAREFGGRAFAQLLTGLTIFLAPGLIGIAYGLSTEFLSPASWTVFLYLVIRLVKSQDRRLYVPIALVLTIALYAKYSIAGCAIAVALGLLIAGHARLLRSRWLVLGVALTFVLLLPNALWQARHGLPMLEVLHNDQLNRHALANGMADESPNRWTNALYMLGLQFAYQNPLYAAVWIWGLIWLWSFDSAKNDRNRIPPYRFLTIAYFILLGALILTIGRGYYIQGYYPALFAAGAVAVERAVSDGRRTARIALIGAVVVAGMPMFPLSLPVLSLPAYMAYERAIGLSRPTPPDGKYHLINPMFADQLGWKTMTQMVAGVYWSLPPSQRAVTAVFADRYAYAGALDYYGPRYGLPAVISPNNSYYLWGTRGYSGRSVLAVGATDYWLLMRWFGSVRQVAVYRNDYRWMLEGPLPIYLCTRPRASLAAMWPAFKYYGL